One Drosophila ananassae strain 14024-0371.13 chromosome XR, ASM1763931v2, whole genome shotgun sequence genomic window, TGTGAGCATTTGCATAACGCCGCCAACTCTGATGGGTGCACCTTAACAAAAAAGGGTGTCTATCATTTCtacactggaaaaaaaatgattaaatggtaaaatttgaaaactatGACTAGGATATAGAGTAGAAAATAGGacttaaaaattatttcaaaaaatataaagagaaaaaaatattattttatgattataaattCTTCTTATAtcattatataattataaattaaataaaaaattatatcatTATAAATTCTATATAATCCTAACTCTGTTTTTattcaatataatttatattgaGTATTTTATACAAATGGTAAgccaaaattaatatttttaataagtttttctaaaaatattttacttttaaataaaaattgtatttcttAGTGCTTAAAATTAAAGCTTTAAATAGATTAGCCATCAAAGAGAGTGCTGAGCTTTTCGGATTCTCTGTTTTGAAAGTCTTCTAAAAAATGAATGTTAATTTTTATCAACACTTTTCTaattaactatttttaaaaccgGTTTTCGTGAAAAGATCGCGTGAGATTTGAACTTGaactttgtagtttttttgtttttgtttttttatcgGATTGATTGGATTTCCTAAACTATCTTTAAGTGGGGGTGTTATTTTAgacttaatttttaaatagaaaaaatttataaaaatatatatattttgatttatatatatatatttatgattttttcgaGACCTTGTTCTGGTCCACTCTAATCCCGTCACACCCCAGACAATCTGAAAGCTGAACTTTGTTTATTGGACAGCCCAGATGACGTAGCCCCCCGCCCGGAGCCGTCGAGCCGCAGTGATCAGGCCACCGGGCAAAGGCCTGGCCAGCCGTCCGGGGGGACTGATAGCGCTTATCAGTAACGCCCCTCAGTCGCACACCCCCCGCCCTGTCAATAATGCCAAGCCGATGAGTCTTgaggtaaaaaaaaagaacataGCAAAGTTTATTTGAGGCAGGCCGAACtatacacagaaaaaaaaaaaaattaaaacgaaGTATTTACAATTTCGATGATGAGGCGGAGGGAGGTGTGTTCATCATAAAAtaatgctgctgctgctgcttctgattCTCGTATATATGTACAAGTTAAGGTCCACCCCCACCCTACGCCCTCCCTTCTCCAGGGGGGGGGAGGGGCTATAAACAGTCGACCTTGAGGTAAATGCGTTGCTCGCTGGCCAGCAGCGCGAACTTGGCGTCGAAGCGGATCTGGTCGCAGGTCTCCTCGCACAGCTCGACCCGGTGCTGGTGGAGGAAGTAGGTGAGTCCGAGCTTTATCTGGAGCAGGCCCAGCCCCATCCCGATGCAGTTGTGCGGCCCAGCTCCAAATGGGAGGTACGACATGGGCGTGTGCTGGGACCTGCTTTCCGGGGCGAAGCGTTCCGGATCGAAGCGCTCCGGATCCGGCCAGTACTGTAAGATACAAAATGATACATCTTAAAGATACAATATCATATAGTGTACACCCACCTTGGGATCATGGTGGATGGCCAGAACGGATATGAAGGCCGGCATGCCCCTCCGGGCATAGCACTCGGCGTGGGGCCGCAGCGAGTAGAAGCGCTTCTTGTTGATCGGCGTGCACTCCCGCTCCAGCAGCGGTACGATGGGATACTTCCGCAGTGTCTCCTTCACCACCATGTCCAGGAACTCCATCCCGGTAATGGCTTCGTAGGTGAGCTTTCCCCCGGGCGACTCTCCAAATGCGGTGCATATCTCCCGACGGAGGCGGGACTGCATGAGGGGGTGGCGGGCGAGCTCGTAGAGGGCGAAGGACATGCTGGAGGAACAGGTCTCAATGCCGGCCACTTCAAAGGACGCCGCCTGGGCGGCTAGGAAGTCGCGATGGTGCGTGAAATGGGACTTATCCTGCTGCAGGTCCGCCTCCTTCTTGAGGGTTAATAGCAGTTCGATGAGATCGTTGCGCAGATCGCCGCCCCTCTCCCGCTCCTCGATCACCAGCTGGATGACCCGTCGCAGGAACTCCGAGTGCGGCTCCGTAAAAAGTTTCGGCCGCAATAGCGGCACAAATTTTGGCAGGTAGAAGATCACAAACAAGTCGATTATCCGCCAAACATTCGGCTTGAACAGGTCCTGACAATGCGATCCGATCTCCGACTGCGTATTCCTCAAGCTGTATGATCTTAATCCGAAAGCTATGCTGGCGATCATGTCCGTGTTGTACAGATCGCACACATCCTTGATGCTCACGACGGCTCCTCGCTCCGCGTCGCCACGGCGGAGGTCGCGCGTCAGGCGCTTCAGATACCACTCCAGGTCACAGCCGATCTGCCGATTTGGGTCGCGAATAATGGCCAGAAGCCCATAGAAAATAATCGAAAATGGAAATATAAATCAGTTTTGAGTTTCAGATGCTTGGAGATTGTAGTTTTTGGgggtttgttttaaaaattaggTGGAATGTGATCTTTTTTGAGGATCCTTTATGGGATATAGTAGGGTTATGGGTGGTGATCTATATTATATGATCTATGGAGGGATATTATAACTCTAAAAAGTTgtaaaaaatcgaaaaataatGTCTAAAAAACAAGGAATAATAGGAGTATAGTACATAATATAGAGTCTATAAAGATGATACTTTTTTTTACtgtcaaaattaaaaattacaacTTCTAAACAGAAATAGCCTTATTTAAAGtcttttacttaaaatattaatataagtTATACTACTATAGTAATTATTAGTAGTATATTAATCGTagttataatattaatattaattaataataaaagtagTGGTAAAATGGACTAGTATTATTAGAACTAGTactattataaaatattattaaccCATTTTCAAGTCACCTCATACTTCTCCcattaaaaaaacacaaaaaccatAAACCGTTTTATCGTAAAgccatttaatattaatattaacaatatgtaattattaataataatgacTAAACTTAGTCATGGTTCCATCTATTTAGCATATAAACTAAACAAATTTTGCCTAGTCACTGACATTTACATTTAAAAACTGCCTAGTCATGATCTTGTATCTATTCTTCGGttgtatctgagtatctgaaTATGATATCTTAAAATTCAAGGCCATTTGCATAGAACTCTATAGAGTACACTGGCCTACAAGCCATCTGGCCCGTTTTAAGCCAATTAGTCAGCAATCGCTGTGATTCTGTTGGCAGTTCCTGAGAACATCCGATACTTTTGTGGTTTTGATAAAGTGACTTTTCGaagaaacacaaaaaaggCCGCAAGAATGTTGAACTTTGATAAGCTGGAAATTAAAACACGAGTAGTTTGATGAGACCTGCGGTTATCAGACAACACCCACTTGCACCCACtctacactgagaaaaaagtaataaatgataaataataaataataaataataaataataaataataaataataaa contains:
- the LOC6498769 gene encoding probable cytochrome P450 6v1 yields the protein MAYSTNILLAIVTILTGIFIWSRRTYVYWQRRRVKFVQPTHILGNLSRVLRLEESFALQLRRFYFDERFRNEPVVGIYLFHQPALLIRDLNLARTVLIEDFVSFSNRFAKCDARSDKMGALNLFLAKQPEWREIRTRLDPAFAGAKLKQMFSLMEEIGCDLEWYLKRLTRDLRRGDAERGAVVSIKDVCDLYNTDMIASIAFGLRSYSLRNTQSEIGSHCQDLFKPNVWRIIDLFVIFYLPKFVPLLRPKLFTEPHSEFLRRVIQLVIEERERGGDLRNDLIELLLTLKKEADLQQDKSHFTHHRDFLAAQAASFEVAGIETCSSSMSFALYELARHPLMQSRLRREICTAFGESPGGKLTYEAITGMEFLDMVVKETLRKYPIVPLLERECTPINKKRFYSLRPHAECYARRGMPAFISVLAIHHDPKYWPDPERFDPERFAPESRSQHTPMSYLPFGAGPHNCIGMGLGLLQIKLGLTYFLHQHRVELCEETCDQIRFDAKFALLASEQRIYLKVDCL